One window from the genome of Molothrus ater isolate BHLD 08-10-18 breed brown headed cowbird chromosome 5, BPBGC_Mater_1.1, whole genome shotgun sequence encodes:
- the LOC118700445 gene encoding dynein axonemal intermediate chain 7-like encodes MPRSASRWGRNAAEGGTPSAGRASAQGDVGEVERPLNSCCPLHFPEEEAPLQEEPGGREEAPQVVDLEQLVPVGGVFHISALQLPPQAQDVGDWTMVELLDVGLEVYPYSPGKAEDGTQEAVQITLRLPDNVIYFKVPVVARWDPAGQWWRTDGISKITYEAEEKSITFSMGDFYTVALLQDAHLNLPYQAWELHPTGVDEGLFTVTAVFATIQIQIKDNQCMLSSVVVEEEEVLSHITGKWMSPLALRAALKRAGVNIFPAEYSPKYVPVPRKAALAEVKAYGQMALLTAAFAFAHSKWNGEAGPEQVVFKVSEHLTAGSAKGNHWSLLMFNGEKVQHLKLTETSEAFSEELEEELEEESEFHSTLYNMVKDSASNEAMDKVERAGCLFIDSVYQLLLATRVLAYS; translated from the exons ATGCCGAGGAGCGCCAGCAGATGGGGCAGGAACGCTGCAGAGGGAGGCACTCCCAGCGCTGGGAGAGCCTCGGCGCAGGGCGATGTCGGTGAGGTTGAGCGCCCGCTGAACTCCTGCTGTCCGCTGCACTTTCCAGAGGAGGAGGCCCCGCTGCAGGAGGAGCCGGGAGGCAGAGAAGAGGCGCCTCAGGTTGTGGATTTGGAGCAGCTGGTGCCCGTGGGGGGCGTGTTCCacatctctgccctgcagctgccaccccAGGCCCAGGACGTCGGGGACTGGACCATGGTGGAG CTGCTGGATGTTGGATTGGAGGTGTATCCATATTCcccaggaaaggctgaagaTGGCACCCAGGAAGCAGTACAGATAACCCTGAGGCTCCCTGataatgtgatttattttaaagtgcCTGTGGTAGCCCGATGGGATCCTGCAG GCCAATGGTGGAGAACTGATGGCATCAGCAAGATAACCtatgaagcagaagaaaagagcaTCACCTTTAGCATGGGTGACTTTTATACAGTAGCCCTTCTCCAGGATGCTCACCTGAACCTGCCCTATCAGGCCTGGGAATTGCACCCTACTGGTGTGGATGAAGGACTCTTCACAGTTACTGCAGTCTTTGCAACCATTCAGATACAAATTAAG GATAATCAGTGTATGTTGTCTTCAGTAGtggtggaagaggaggaggtgcttTCCCACATCACAGGGAAATGGATGAGTCCTCTtgccctcagagcagctttgAAAAGAGCTGGAGTGAACATTTTCCCAGCAGAGTACTCTCCCAAGtatgtccctgtgcccaggaag gctgccctggcagaaGTAAAGGCCTATGGACAGAtggctctgctcacagctgcttttgcttttgctcacAGCAAGTGGAATGGAGAAGCAGGGCCAGAGCAAGTTGTGTTCAAG GTGAGCGAACATCTCACGGCAGGTTCTGCCAAAGGCAACCACTGGTCTCTTCTGATGTTCAATGGTGAGAAAGTGCAACACCTCAAGCTCACTGAAACCAGTGAGGCTTTTTCAGAAGAGCTGGAAGAAGAGCTGGAAGAAGAGTCTGAATTTCACTCCACACTCTACAATATGGTCAAGGATTCTGCCAGCAATGAAGCCATGGATAAAGTGGAAAGAGCTGGCTGCCTGTTCATTGATTCTGTGTACCAGCTGCTCCTCGCTACCAGAGTCTTAGCATACTCTTAG